AAGCTACATGGAAATATTTTGCCAAAATGTGGAAAGTGGATTACGAGTGGTTGCAAGGAAATTTCGTAAAACCAGAGTGGATGATGAAGCCTGGATTTACCCTAGCTCGCTGGTGGGCTGGCGTGCTTGATGGCAAAGATGGCAACGACGCTATTGAAAACGCAGGCGATAGCCTAAAAGCTCTTGTAGTTATAGGCAACGGCATAACATCTACTGCACAACAAGCAAAGGTTCAAGAGGGTCTTGACGGACTTGAGCTTTTAGTACTTATGGATCCATTTGTAAATGATGCTGGCGTTATCACTAATAAAAAAGATGGCGTTTATCTTCTCCCTGCAGCAACTCAATACGAAACTAGCGGTACAGTCGTAGCTACAAACAGAAGTGGTCAATGGAGAAGCCAAGTATGTAAGCCACTTTATGAGAGCATGCCAGATCATGAAGTTCTATTTGAACTAGCTAAACGCATAGGTTTCTATGATGAGCTAACTCGCACCATAAGGGACGCTGATGGTAAGATAGAGTGGCCAGAAGCTGCTACCCGCGAGATAGCAAATATCGTAAAAAGTATCGGACTTACAGGCTGGACACCTGAGCGCCTAAAACGCCACCAAGAGAACTGGGATAAATTTGATGAAAAAACACTTATGGGCAAAGAGGGCACTGACGTAGCTGGCGAGTATTACGGCTTGCCATGGCCTTGCTGGACGGAAAAGCACCCTGGTAGTCCAAATTTATATGATATAAGCAAACCAGTAATGCAAGGTGGTATGGGATTTAGAAACCGCTTTGGTTTAGAGCACAACGGCGTTAATCAGCTTGCCGCAATGGGCTCTGCTCCAGAACAAGGCGCGATAAATGGCGGATATCCTGAGATAACAAAGAAAAATATCGAAGAGGTTCTTGGTATAAAACTTACAGACGAAGAGCGCGAAAAAATGGGCGCTACATGGGCGACTGATGGCAGTGGCATAATCGCTGAAAAATGTATGCAAAAGGGCATAGCTCCATACGGCAATGCACGTGCTAGAGCGATAGTTTGGACATTTGTTGATCAGATCCCTCAGCATAGAGAGCCGATCCACTCACAGCGTCAAGATCTTGCGCAAAAATATCCAAGCTTTGAGGATAAACCAAATCACTACCGCGTCTATACGAAGTATAAGAGCTTGCAACAAAGTAAGGACTTCTCAAAAGAATTCCCTATCAACCTCATCACAGCTCGTCTCGTAAATTTCAGTGGTGCTGGTATGGAGACGCGTGCTAGTAAGTATCTATCACGCATTACGCCTGAGATGTTTGCCGACATCCACCCAGAGCTAGCGGCTAAACATGGCATTAAAAATTGGGATTTTGTTTGGGTTCATTCACCTGAGGGCACTAAGATCAAGGTTCGCGCAAGGATAGTGCCATCGGTTAAGCCTAATATGATCTTCTTGCCATTCCACTGGGCTGGATATATGCAAGGTGTTGATATGACTGGAAATTTCCCTGAAGGAACAAGACCTTTTGCAGTTGGTGAGAGCGCAAATACCGTAACAAACTACGGATATGACATAGTCACTCAAATTCCAGAAACAAAAGGCGGTCTTTGCCGCATAGAAAGGGCATAATATGAGCGCATTTAACGATAACAATAGACTTAAATTTTACTGCGACACAGATAGATGCATTGATTGCAACGGCTGCGCAGTAGCATGTGATGAAGCTCATGAGTTGCCTATCGGGGTAAGAAGACGCCGCGTTATAACGCTAAATGAAGGTGTGCCAGGTAAAGAAATTTCAACGTCAATCGCATGTATGCACTGCGAAGACGCGCCTTGTTCGCTTGTTTGTCCGGTTGATTGTTTCTACATCAGAGCTGATGGCATCGTACTTCACGATAAAGATATCTGCATAGGTTGTGGATACTGCTTATATGCTTGCCCATTTGGTGCGCCACAATTCCCTAAAGATGGTGCCTTTGGTGCAAGAGGCGTAATGGATAAATGCACCATGTGTGCAGGCGGCCCGCTACCAACCAATAGCGAAGAAGAGCGCGAAGTATATGGACAAGATAGAATTTCTGAGGGCAAGGTGCCAGTTTGTGCTGCGATGTGCTCTACAAAAGCTCTACTAGTTGGCGAGTCAGATGTCATCGAAAAAATCTACAATGACAGAGTTGCTGCAAGAGGTTATGGCGAAAAAGACCTAAAACAAACTACTGTTTGGAAGATCGCTTACTACGCTGGCGACAGACTAAAACTAAAAGCGTAAATTTATAGGTGTTTTTTGCACCTATAAATCATTAAAATTTAGCAAAAGTGTATTTTTACTGAACTTTAAGCACTCTATCAGGAGTGTTTAAATATAATCCACTTTTCTAATACTTGGACAGATGGGTGAGCGGCTGAAACCACACCCCTGCTAAGGGTGCAGCTCTTAATCGGGGCTCGAGGGTTCAAATCCCTCTCTGTCCGCCACCAATACAATATTTTTCTTTCCAACTTCCCTAAATTTCGGTGTTTTAACTGTATTTATTAGCAGATATTTTTGTCTTAAATTTCAGACAAATCAGCTTTGTTACAGAAAATTTGCACTTTTGTTACAGAAACTAGGATCATTCTATGAGCTCTAGATTGATCACAAGGGTTCCTAATAGACCAAATTTCTACTTTTTTGATACTGCTCTTAAAGATGGCAAAAAGCTAACTATTAAATTTTGCCTTTTCACAAAAAATCTAGATGAGGCGGTAAGACTGGCAAATTCTATAAAAGTCGCAGCCAACAAAGCTCTTGCTAAAAAGATAACCACAGCACATACAAACTCTAAAAATCTAAGAGCCTTGATAAACATTAAAAGACAAAATGAGCGGTGCATTAAACAAAATGGCATATTTTTAGATGTTAGCGAATATAAAGAGCTCTCACAAGAGGTGATAGCTAAATTTTATAATATAGTAGTTCCAGAAGAAAAGCTTGAAAAAGAGTTCATAACATCACTGGACGCACCTTTAAGCCCAAAAGAAGCCACTCCGATATCTTTTGAAGCAGTAGCTAAAAGATATGTGCAAACCGAGTGTTTAAAGCTAAAATCTAGCGATAAAACCAAGGGCTATTATGTTAAAACTGGCAAGCTCCTGGATGAGTTTTTTAAAGATCATCAAGGTAAAGATTTTAGCTACGGCGATGCTGAAAACTTTCAAACAACTCTAGCAAGCAAAAAGCTCAATAAAAAGACCATCAACAACTACACATCTTACTCAAAAAGGCTCTTTGACTATGCCATAAAGATGGGCAAGCTCACGACCAATCCTTTTAAAATGCTTACATCTTTTAAAATTACATCTGATGAGAAGTCGCCAAAAGATAATTTTAGCCTAGATGAATTAAAAATAGTTTTTGATACAAAAAGGCTTGATCTACGAAACTATATGATGTTTGCTCTTCATACTGGGCTAAGGTTTAATGAAATTTGGCAACTTGATAGCAAAAGTGTAGGCGAAGAAGATGGCATAAAATTTATAAATGTTAAGACTGCCAAGCAAAAAGGAGGCGTTAGCAAATATAGGCAAATTCCACTACATAAGAATATTGAGCATTTGGCTGATT
Above is a window of Campylobacter concisus DNA encoding:
- a CDS encoding formate dehydrogenase subunit alpha produces the protein MSEARLNATPNNIGRRSFLKMAALASTCGAAGFAASNVTREATAQEMANPFPDSKIVKTVCTVCSVGCGVLAEVENGAWVRQEVAQDHPVSAGGHCCKGADVIDMVRSHCRVKYPMKKVGGKWQRISMTQALDEIGAKLKAYREKNPEQVMFLGSAKDSNEQSYYISKFSAMFGTNNLDHQARIUHSATVAGVANTWGYGAMTNHLGDIQNAKSIFIIGANPAVNHPVGFRHFLKAKENNGAKLIVVDPRYTRTAAKADYFAQIRPGTDIPFMYGMMNLIFENGWEDKKFIDERTYGIDEIRKEAAKWTPEVVEDVTGVSAATLKEITEIYAKNRPGSVVWAMGLTQHTIGSSNTRIAPILQLVLGNMGVSGGGCNILRGHDNVQGASDMANAPDSLPGYYAKNEATWKYFAKMWKVDYEWLQGNFVKPEWMMKPGFTLARWWAGVLDGKDGNDAIENAGDSLKALVVIGNGITSTAQQAKVQEGLDGLELLVLMDPFVNDAGVITNKKDGVYLLPAATQYETSGTVVATNRSGQWRSQVCKPLYESMPDHEVLFELAKRIGFYDELTRTIRDADGKIEWPEAATREIANIVKSIGLTGWTPERLKRHQENWDKFDEKTLMGKEGTDVAGEYYGLPWPCWTEKHPGSPNLYDISKPVMQGGMGFRNRFGLEHNGVNQLAAMGSAPEQGAINGGYPEITKKNIEEVLGIKLTDEEREKMGATWATDGSGIIAEKCMQKGIAPYGNARARAIVWTFVDQIPQHREPIHSQRQDLAQKYPSFEDKPNHYRVYTKYKSLQQSKDFSKEFPINLITARLVNFSGAGMETRASKYLSRITPEMFADIHPELAAKHGIKNWDFVWVHSPEGTKIKVRARIVPSVKPNMIFLPFHWAGYMQGVDMTGNFPEGTRPFAVGESANTVTNYGYDIVTQIPETKGGLCRIERA
- the fdh3B gene encoding formate dehydrogenase FDH3 subunit beta — its product is MSAFNDNNRLKFYCDTDRCIDCNGCAVACDEAHELPIGVRRRRVITLNEGVPGKEISTSIACMHCEDAPCSLVCPVDCFYIRADGIVLHDKDICIGCGYCLYACPFGAPQFPKDGAFGARGVMDKCTMCAGGPLPTNSEEEREVYGQDRISEGKVPVCAAMCSTKALLVGESDVIEKIYNDRVAARGYGEKDLKQTTVWKIAYYAGDRLKLKA
- a CDS encoding tyrosine-type recombinase/integrase; translation: MSSRLITRVPNRPNFYFFDTALKDGKKLTIKFCLFTKNLDEAVRLANSIKVAANKALAKKITTAHTNSKNLRALINIKRQNERCIKQNGIFLDVSEYKELSQEVIAKFYNIVVPEEKLEKEFITSLDAPLSPKEATPISFEAVAKRYVQTECLKLKSSDKTKGYYVKTGKLLDEFFKDHQGKDFSYGDAENFQTTLASKKLNKKTINNYTSYSKRLFDYAIKMGKLTTNPFKMLTSFKITSDEKSPKDNFSLDELKIVFDTKRLDLRNYMMFALHTGLRFNEIWQLDSKSVGEEDGIKFINVKTAKQKGGVSKYRQIPLHKNIEHLADLKWLEQIKKGKESSDYFGKRLNRHIHKSIPSANVSFHRLRGNFTKAIKDYCLENSLADLTSVLLGHSTDLATDTYAKGVSLKAKKEALKGLDIFYLLII